One part of the Truepera radiovictrix DSM 17093 genome encodes these proteins:
- the dnaK gene encoding molecular chaperone DnaK: MARAVGIDLGTTNSVIAIMEGGEPTVLVNSEGNRTTPSVVAFKGDQRLVGQVAKRQAVLNPKGTLFEVKRYMGRTWDEVKEEAERSPYDVVRGSDGGVRFVVEGKQYTPEEISAMVLQKLVQDASATLGEKITKAVITVPAYFNNSQREATQNAGRIAGLEVLRIVNEPTAAALAYGLDKKGNETVLVFDLGGGTFDVSVLEVGDGVFEVRSTSGDTHLGGSDFDYAVVNWLADEFQREYNVDLRKDKQALQRLLEAAEKAKIELSGIPETTISLPFIAMDPASNAPLYLEKRLSRAKFEELIAPLLNRVRGPVETALRDAKLSKDEIDEVILVGGSTRVPAVKKLVQEMLGKAPNQSVNPDEVVALGAAVQAGVLTGDVEDIVLLDVTPLSLGVETKGGVFTKLVERNTAIPVRKTEVFTTAENNQTGVEVHVLQGERAMAADNKSLGRFKLDGIPPMPAGMPQIEISYDIDANGVLKVTAREKSTGKEANITIQNTTTLSEAEVERMVQDAAANAERDREAREHAEAKNTLDSLRVQAQRAVDESTADDDTKQPVRRLIAEAQSAIDSDAPKSRLEELGRELAEKVAQLQQAAPSQGGDGGGDQTPPKADEDVVDADFKPAG, encoded by the coding sequence ATGGCACGAGCCGTCGGTATCGACTTAGGCACGACAAACAGCGTGATCGCCATTATGGAGGGGGGGGAGCCGACCGTTTTGGTCAACAGCGAGGGCAACCGCACGACGCCCTCGGTCGTCGCTTTCAAGGGCGACCAGCGCCTCGTCGGTCAGGTCGCTAAACGCCAAGCGGTCCTCAACCCCAAAGGCACCCTTTTCGAGGTCAAACGCTACATGGGCCGCACCTGGGACGAGGTCAAAGAGGAGGCCGAGCGTTCGCCCTACGACGTGGTGCGCGGCAGCGACGGCGGCGTCCGCTTCGTCGTCGAGGGCAAGCAGTACACCCCCGAGGAGATCTCGGCGATGGTGTTGCAAAAGCTCGTGCAAGACGCCTCCGCGACGCTCGGTGAAAAGATCACCAAGGCGGTGATCACGGTGCCGGCGTACTTTAACAACTCGCAGCGTGAGGCGACCCAGAACGCGGGGCGTATCGCTGGGCTCGAGGTCTTGCGCATCGTCAACGAACCGACCGCGGCGGCGCTCGCCTACGGCCTCGACAAAAAGGGCAACGAGACCGTCTTGGTCTTCGACCTAGGGGGTGGGACGTTTGACGTCTCGGTGCTCGAGGTCGGCGACGGCGTCTTCGAGGTGCGCTCGACGAGCGGCGACACCCACCTGGGTGGGTCGGACTTCGACTACGCGGTCGTCAACTGGCTCGCCGACGAGTTCCAGCGCGAGTACAACGTCGACCTGCGCAAAGACAAGCAGGCGTTGCAGCGCCTGTTGGAGGCGGCGGAAAAGGCCAAGATCGAGCTTTCGGGGATCCCCGAGACCACCATCAGCCTGCCCTTTATCGCCATGGATCCCGCGTCGAACGCGCCCTTGTACCTTGAAAAGCGCCTCTCGCGCGCCAAGTTCGAGGAGCTCATCGCGCCGCTCCTAAACCGCGTGCGCGGCCCCGTCGAGACGGCGCTGCGCGACGCCAAGCTCTCGAAAGACGAGATCGACGAGGTCATCTTGGTGGGCGGTTCGACCCGCGTACCGGCTGTTAAAAAGCTCGTCCAGGAGATGCTCGGCAAAGCGCCCAACCAGTCGGTCAACCCCGACGAGGTGGTCGCTTTGGGGGCGGCGGTGCAGGCGGGGGTGCTCACCGGCGACGTCGAAGACATCGTCTTGCTCGACGTGACGCCGCTGTCGTTGGGGGTCGAGACCAAAGGGGGCGTGTTCACCAAGCTCGTCGAACGCAACACCGCCATTCCGGTGCGCAAGACCGAGGTGTTTACGACCGCCGAGAACAACCAGACCGGCGTCGAGGTGCACGTCCTGCAAGGGGAGCGCGCCATGGCCGCCGACAACAAGTCGCTCGGGCGCTTTAAGCTCGACGGTATCCCGCCGATGCCGGCTGGCATGCCGCAGATCGAGATCTCGTACGACATCGACGCCAACGGCGTTTTGAAGGTCACGGCGCGCGAGAAGTCGACGGGCAAAGAGGCGAACATCACCATTCAAAACACCACCACGCTCTCCGAAGCGGAGGTCGAGCGCATGGTGCAAGACGCGGCGGCCAACGCCGAGCGCGACCGCGAGGCGCGCGAGCACGCCGAGGCGAAGAACACGCTCGACTCGCTGCGCGTCCAGGCGCAGCGGGCTGTTGACGAGTCCACCGCTGACGACGACACCAAGCAGCCCGTAAGGCGCCTTATCGCCGAGGCGCAGAGCGCCATCGACTCG